One segment of Leptospirillum ferrooxidans C2-3 DNA contains the following:
- a CDS encoding cbb3-type cytochrome c oxidase subunit II encodes MAYREYKFGTMMIGTLFVIVLSIVVLFPSLQMAKIPPTATAVQKSKDYGSESGWTLEDPMMTGDNRPTMIGKGKVVFIREGCWWCHTLLPEQTQDWQYFGAPPTAADFVGESPTVFGSDRKAPDLLHVGSRLPIKGWHLVHHANPRAVQPKSMMPAFNYLRKKDLDALADYMASLK; translated from the coding sequence ATGGCTTATCGTGAGTATAAATTTGGTACCATGATGATCGGCACGCTTTTTGTAATCGTGCTCTCGATTGTTGTTTTGTTCCCATCCCTCCAGATGGCAAAGATTCCTCCGACGGCCACAGCTGTCCAGAAGTCCAAGGATTATGGCTCTGAGAGCGGATGGACGCTTGAAGATCCCATGATGACCGGCGACAATCGGCCAACAATGATCGGAAAAGGAAAAGTGGTTTTTATCCGCGAAGGATGCTGGTGGTGCCATACACTCCTTCCGGAGCAGACTCAGGACTGGCAGTATTTTGGAGCGCCTCCGACAGCCGCCGACTTTGTGGGAGAAAGCCCTACAGTGTTCGGATCTGATCGAAAGGCCCCTGATCTTCTGCATGTCGGAAGCCGGTTGCCTATCAAGGGATGGCACTTGGTTCACCATGCCAATCCAAGGGCTGTTCAGCCAAAGTCGATGATGCCTGCATTTAACTATCTCCGCAAAAAGGATCTTGACGCTCTGGCCGATTACATGGCAAGCTTGAAATAG
- a CDS encoding c-type cytochrome gives MKTGEKVVFMLTALMIGVVMILYVLGQMHIINFWTTNDVYVFNKKTEAGFHVFKRDGCKNCHVLYGDGDFAGPDLDGEGTKRTRQWLESYMKDPHKVFFNTRHDGKFATDFSDIPPADKAMLLDLLTSTQALPGSPNYPKPPK, from the coding sequence ATGAAAACCGGGGAAAAGGTTGTCTTTATGCTCACAGCTCTCATGATCGGGGTTGTGATGATTTTGTACGTCTTGGGACAGATGCATATTATTAATTTTTGGACGACTAATGATGTTTATGTCTTTAATAAAAAGACAGAGGCAGGATTTCATGTGTTTAAAAGGGATGGATGTAAAAACTGCCATGTCCTTTATGGAGACGGGGATTTTGCAGGTCCCGATCTGGACGGGGAAGGAACAAAAAGGACCAGACAATGGCTGGAATCCTACATGAAGGATCCCCATAAGGTTTTTTTCAACACAAGGCATGATGGAAAGTTTGCCACGGATTTTTCGGATATTCCTCCGGCAGACAAGGCGATGCTTCTGGATTTGCTAACATCAACCCAGGCTCTTCCGGGTTCGCCGAATTATCCTAAACCGCCAAAATAA
- a CDS encoding cbb3-type cytochrome oxidase assembly protein: MKLPEGIVAYLWTATGLVSLVLVVIGIYWAYKNNQFDENIKYLVFMEDDDDRKNHIEAMKEKELEDRK; this comes from the coding sequence ATGAAATTACCTGAGGGAATTGTTGCCTATTTGTGGACGGCAACGGGATTGGTCTCGCTCGTACTGGTTGTTATCGGTATTTATTGGGCTTATAAGAACAACCAGTTCGATGAAAATATCAAATACCTTGTTTTTATGGAGGATGATGATGATCGCAAAAACCATATTGAGGCTATGAAGGAAAAGGAACTAGAAGACCGAAAGTAG